Proteins from a genomic interval of Flammeovirgaceae bacterium SG7u.111:
- a CDS encoding DUF4974 domain-containing protein, whose amino-acid sequence MILIKQPARSGLTLLIKSALNFPFIFMSKYNSIEDLVSDESFQAYVHDEEDRDVAFWESWLESHPQKQVMFMQAKEMVVLLSLKVSPEELTAEKERLVTSIKTYPQKEHEPKRRWLLSKGFGLSGVAAAVLLAVMALIGYKSSIFGPNREESKPLVAEVKMIEKSSPRGVKSTINLMDGTRIKMNSETTIRFPEVFGDSIREVYLEGEAFFEVARNTNKPFIVHAGDVQTRVLGTSFNISSYPENVATKVALVEGKVEVGHRGLDMALLEPSELYSYNKEKEVGIKRPFEARKELAWRSGTIFFNNADFEQISFTLSRWYDVEFEVLNEPAIVGFKGQFTHQSLESVLKGISFSTKFNFEIKGKKVIIK is encoded by the coding sequence TTGATTCTAATCAAACAACCAGCAAGAAGTGGCTTGACTTTACTGATAAAGTCGGCTCTCAACTTTCCTTTTATTTTTATGAGCAAATACAACAGTATAGAGGACTTGGTTTCGGATGAATCTTTTCAGGCATACGTGCATGATGAAGAAGACAGAGATGTTGCTTTTTGGGAGAGTTGGCTGGAAAGCCATCCTCAAAAACAAGTTATGTTTATGCAGGCGAAGGAAATGGTTGTCCTGCTTTCTTTAAAGGTCTCCCCCGAAGAACTAACAGCAGAAAAAGAACGATTAGTAACATCTATCAAAACCTATCCACAAAAGGAACATGAACCTAAGCGAAGATGGCTACTGTCAAAGGGCTTTGGTCTTAGCGGGGTTGCCGCGGCTGTTTTATTAGCAGTGATGGCGCTTATAGGTTATAAATCGTCAATATTTGGACCAAATAGAGAAGAAAGTAAACCATTGGTTGCCGAAGTGAAGATGATAGAAAAAAGTTCGCCAAGAGGAGTGAAATCTACCATCAACTTAATGGACGGCACGCGGATAAAAATGAATTCAGAGACAACCATCAGGTTTCCTGAGGTATTTGGGGATAGCATCAGAGAGGTTTACTTAGAAGGGGAAGCGTTTTTTGAAGTTGCAAGAAATACAAACAAACCATTTATAGTTCATGCTGGTGATGTGCAGACGCGAGTGTTGGGGACATCATTTAACATTTCGTCTTATCCAGAAAATGTGGCGACCAAAGTTGCACTGGTAGAAGGTAAGGTAGAAGTGGGGCATCGAGGCTTAGACATGGCCTTGCTAGAACCAAGTGAGCTGTATTCTTATAACAAGGAAAAGGAAGTGGGTATAAAAAGACCGTTTGAGGCGAGGAAAGAATTGGCTTGGCGCTCTGGGACTATTTTTTTCAATAACGCTGATTTCGAACAAATATCTTTTACACTATCACGATGGTACGATGTAGAATTTGAGGTGCTTAATGAGCCTGCGATTGTAGGTTTTAAAGGTCAATTTACACACCAGAGCTTAGAGTCGGTATTGAAAGGGATTAGTTTCTCAACTAAATTCAATTTCGAAATAAAAGGAAAAAAAGTAATTATTAAATAA
- a CDS encoding site-specific integrase yields the protein MKQLTIKFFLHKTTYSKKTKDFKLYFRVCYDRDVWACATDHRLKKKDFNEVMQLCKSNELVNEEMMWVKNRVYEIKREIAYQGKIVTLNMIKESFKGGSSKITLVTYLEQHLLFLKKSKQHSKGTVTNWFVRGEKLKKYLVERGKQNTVLHEIEVKFIQDFDDWLSCQISEQYNRPYARSYINEHHKRLKSLINKAINEEIISHNPYKKWNMPSDNREVAIKYLTNDELTRLYYADLGGNKALEKVRDIFVFSAMTGLRYSDAASLKVSEIHYDKEEKLYFIFKKKQQKTKGLVTIPLLHWAEKIYLKYKNSGSAEITGKLLPIYSNPKVNAYLKTIADLAGIEMALTHHVARHTCATFLLSNSVPLEQVSEILGHKNLSTTRIYAKITKQSLSETAKMINKKLGDM from the coding sequence ATGAAACAGTTGACGATCAAATTCTTTCTACATAAAACCACTTACAGCAAAAAGACGAAGGACTTTAAGCTCTATTTTCGGGTTTGTTATGATAGGGATGTATGGGCTTGCGCTACAGACCACCGACTCAAAAAGAAAGACTTCAACGAAGTGATGCAGCTTTGCAAGAGCAATGAGCTTGTAAATGAAGAAATGATGTGGGTGAAAAATAGGGTATACGAGATCAAACGGGAAATTGCCTACCAAGGAAAGATCGTTACCCTAAATATGATCAAAGAGAGTTTCAAAGGAGGTAGTTCTAAAATCACGCTTGTAACTTATTTAGAGCAACATCTCCTTTTTTTGAAGAAATCGAAGCAACATTCTAAAGGGACAGTCACTAATTGGTTTGTGAGGGGTGAAAAACTCAAAAAATATTTAGTAGAAAGAGGTAAACAAAATACAGTCTTACATGAAATAGAAGTAAAGTTCATTCAGGATTTTGATGATTGGCTTTCTTGCCAGATCAGCGAACAGTACAACAGACCCTATGCACGGAGCTATATAAACGAGCACCACAAAAGGTTAAAGTCCCTGATCAATAAAGCAATTAATGAAGAAATCATCAGCCATAACCCTTACAAAAAATGGAATATGCCTTCCGACAATAGGGAAGTTGCTATCAAATACCTGACAAATGATGAGCTGACAAGGCTCTATTATGCTGATCTTGGAGGAAATAAAGCTTTGGAAAAAGTACGGGATATCTTTGTTTTTTCGGCAATGACGGGCTTGAGGTATAGTGATGCAGCCTCGCTAAAGGTTTCGGAAATCCATTACGACAAGGAAGAAAAACTCTATTTTATATTCAAAAAAAAGCAACAAAAGACGAAAGGACTAGTAACAATTCCACTTTTACATTGGGCGGAAAAAATATACTTGAAGTACAAGAATAGCGGCTCGGCGGAGATCACAGGAAAGTTACTACCAATATACAGCAACCCCAAAGTGAATGCCTACTTGAAAACAATTGCAGACTTGGCAGGAATTGAAATGGCACTGACCCACCACGTAGCAAGGCATACTTGCGCTACCTTTTTGCTGAGTAATAGTGTACCATTAGAACAGGTATCTGAAATACTGGGACATAAGAACCTATCAACAACTAGGATTTATGCCAAGATAACGAAACAAAGTCTTTCGGAAACTGCTAAAATGATCAACAAGAAACTAGGAGATATGTAA
- a CDS encoding sigma-70 family RNA polymerase sigma factor, with product MQKKTFLKEDEKELWDALKRGNRDAFLVVYESSYQALYVHGLASSSSVELTKDAIHEMFLEIWENRQKLNSVSKITPYLKVYLRRKLLKAKVRLGKEDGQVVDLQTEPSYEDLVVLHQARQEKKELVVKALEKLTDAQKEVLRLRFYEGMSYEEIAELKSTQTRTVYNLVHQAVKKMKTFLSNVPSVVFLLGALFF from the coding sequence ATGCAGAAGAAGACATTTTTGAAGGAAGATGAAAAGGAACTGTGGGATGCCCTGAAGCGGGGCAACAGAGATGCTTTTTTGGTGGTTTACGAAAGCTCTTATCAAGCACTTTATGTCCATGGGCTGGCTAGTTCGTCAAGCGTGGAACTTACCAAAGATGCTATCCATGAAATGTTTTTGGAAATATGGGAGAATAGGCAAAAGCTCAATTCGGTTTCTAAAATCACCCCTTATCTAAAAGTGTACCTCCGAAGGAAATTGCTCAAGGCAAAAGTAAGGTTGGGGAAGGAAGATGGGCAAGTTGTAGATTTGCAAACGGAACCCTCTTACGAAGATCTTGTGGTGTTGCACCAAGCCCGCCAAGAGAAAAAAGAGTTGGTAGTAAAAGCTTTGGAGAAACTAACCGATGCTCAAAAAGAAGTACTGAGATTAAGGTTTTATGAAGGGATGAGTTATGAGGAAATTGCAGAGCTCAAATCTACCCAAACCCGCACAGTGTACAACTTGGTGCACCAAGCTGTGAAGAAGATGAAAACGTTTCTTTCCAATGTCCCTTCTGTTGTTTTCCTCCTAGGGGCTTTGTTTTTTTAG
- a CDS encoding RagB/SusD family nutrient uptake outer membrane protein, with product MRKKIVYKLLVIGIVLGVFGCTDLKENPIALLAPNTFFQSPKDVEAAVMGTYADIANEEFYGRKLVLSLLLRGDMADIGDRNTPGRRQQVNDFNMDSNNGMITAFWPRGYKIIGSANAAIAGAELVGEPAAEVNALKAEAMFIRAFTYYHLVRLFGDIPYIDFFITDPEAVKTISKTPTSTVYQSIIADLEYAKANLPDQHAGNVKSRPTKGTAAAYLASVYLTMGDDQKALTEAEYVISNASTFGYRLMPDFVDLFDPSATSGVDEHIFMIDFLGQVTGTDLQQNDWMGPITGIRSVYLPDANSGWSVAVPTMEVYESWDDRDYRKEVSMIDEAYADPELTELVGYEKFAPNHGSPRPHIGKYWGRCGLSRGDCGQSDINYAAMRYAEVLLIAAEAADNLSQDGVAAGYLNQVRARARNWAGAEVNYPADYTAAEGDLTEAIREERRLELAFEYKRWYDIKRWDIGDEVFKGANSLEPHADFDKSVDYLFPLPQDELDRNENLKPQNPGY from the coding sequence ATGAGAAAAAAAATAGTATATAAATTACTGGTAATAGGGATTGTACTCGGTGTATTCGGTTGTACAGACCTTAAAGAAAATCCTATTGCGTTATTAGCTCCTAATACATTTTTTCAAAGTCCAAAAGATGTTGAGGCAGCTGTAATGGGTACGTATGCAGATATTGCTAATGAAGAATTTTATGGTCGAAAACTAGTACTTTCTCTCTTGCTAAGAGGAGACATGGCCGATATTGGGGATAGAAATACTCCAGGTAGGCGTCAGCAGGTAAATGATTTCAATATGGATTCTAATAATGGGATGATCACTGCTTTTTGGCCTAGGGGTTATAAAATTATAGGATCTGCCAATGCGGCAATTGCAGGGGCTGAATTAGTAGGAGAACCTGCTGCAGAGGTCAATGCGTTAAAGGCAGAGGCTATGTTTATCAGAGCATTTACTTATTATCATTTGGTACGCCTTTTTGGAGATATCCCCTATATCGATTTTTTTATCACCGATCCGGAAGCCGTGAAAACTATAAGTAAAACACCGACTAGTACTGTATACCAAAGCATAATTGCCGATCTCGAATATGCAAAAGCAAACTTGCCTGACCAACATGCAGGAAATGTGAAATCGAGGCCTACTAAAGGTACAGCTGCTGCATACCTGGCTTCCGTATATCTGACTATGGGAGATGACCAAAAAGCTCTTACGGAAGCAGAGTATGTAATTAGTAACGCTAGTACATTTGGGTATAGACTTATGCCTGACTTTGTCGATCTCTTTGATCCTTCAGCTACAAGTGGCGTAGATGAGCATATTTTCATGATAGATTTCTTGGGGCAAGTTACAGGGACCGACCTACAACAAAACGATTGGATGGGACCTATTACAGGTATAAGAAGTGTCTATCTTCCAGATGCTAACTCAGGTTGGAGTGTGGCAGTGCCCACTATGGAAGTGTATGAAAGCTGGGATGACAGGGATTACCGTAAGGAGGTGAGTATGATAGATGAAGCGTATGCCGATCCTGAATTGACCGAGTTGGTAGGCTACGAAAAATTTGCGCCTAACCACGGTTCGCCAAGGCCTCATATTGGAAAATATTGGGGCAGATGTGGGCTGTCAAGAGGAGATTGCGGGCAGTCTGACATTAACTATGCAGCAATGCGGTATGCAGAAGTATTGTTAATTGCAGCTGAAGCAGCTGATAACTTATCACAAGATGGAGTTGCTGCGGGATACCTCAACCAAGTGAGGGCAAGGGCTAGAAACTGGGCTGGGGCTGAAGTAAATTACCCAGCCGACTACACGGCTGCTGAAGGTGACTTGACTGAGGCAATCCGTGAGGAAAGACGCCTAGAGCTTGCTTTCGAGTACAAAAGATGGTACGATATCAAGCGTTGGGATATTGGGGATGAAGTGTTCAAAGGAGCTAATTCTTTAGAGCCACATGCCGATTTTGATAAGTCGGTAGACTACTTATTCCCATTGCCTCAAGACGAGCTTGATAGAAATGAAAATCTAAAACCACAAAACCCAGGTTATTAG
- a CDS encoding TonB-dependent receptor produces MKRKILRQIIMTSKYTLIGAFLQCFLVGLLLANDGKAQRVSIDDIYLTVNLENATLEQAFSQITTQTNFKFAYEMAKVDVNERITTSANFTSLGNLLRDISKNTNLKFKRINENIFVSKKGLLGAPVEESVEMLAPAQQKVTGTIISGEDNLPLPGVSILIKGTSIGSVTDIDGKYSLEVPNSSSILVFSYIGFVPQEITVGEQSSIDLTLEPDMAQLEEVVVVGYGTVKKSDLTGSVASVKAEELTAYPALGTVQALQGRAAGVQITANNGEPGASYKVRVRGGTSINASSDPIYVVDGFVGATLPPPEDIESIEVLKDASATAIYGSRGANGVIMVTTKRGKSGKTRVDLNTSYSIQNEINRLDLLKPDDFVDYIREASGNPNFTGLGANTDWQEEIFQQGYIQNYQMGISGGSDNVNYYLSGTFYDQKGIILNSGYKRYSVTSNVDIKASEKFRVGLNLFAQRSDKKGARTQESSGGANGSGVVAAAFKMGPDQPIRDANGKYTLARLNDAHDNAVAVVTEYVNEDIVDRFQGNVYGEYDILKDLKFRITLGASSNSGRVGQYTPTSLQGGIGVGGDGRMDGTKNSLFLNENYLTYTKDIGDHNISIMGGYSYQSSRDESWGARGQGYPSDGALYWNLGGSSSWQQPTSSLSDWELASWYGRAVYNFKSKYLLTFNARYDGSSVFSEGNKWAFFPSGAFAWNMKDEAFMEGIDVISDWKWRASYGLTGNRGISPYRTLAEFSTALSVQNGVPVNAVFPTNVSNENLTWETTTQLDVGIDVGLFENRLNLIIDYYSMETSDLLFDVPLPEYSGYKTQLQNIGKVGNKGFEFTLNSKNLVGEFKWDMGFNLSMNRQEVLELPDGNSDIDYASGPGHMVGLGNTQILRVGQPVGAFYGWIYDGPYQQGDDILPGGGFEQELGGEKYRDIDGTKDENGDLTGVPDGQLNADDRAIIGDPNPDFIWGFNNDFRYKGFDLNIFFQASQGNDIFSYTLLELDLMAGRNNATTAALNRWTPQNTNTNIPAASGDRTRRASTRFIYDGSFVRLKNLALGYNFPQPILDQIKLRKLRLYVSAQNIFTITDYEGYDPEVNYRSSGSGDGNKNIGLDYASYPNAKSYTFGLNIGF; encoded by the coding sequence ATGAAAAGGAAAATACTAAGACAAATTATTATGACAAGTAAATACACATTGATAGGAGCATTCCTTCAGTGCTTTCTTGTTGGGTTGCTATTAGCAAATGATGGAAAAGCCCAGCGCGTCAGTATAGATGATATATACTTGACCGTGAACCTAGAAAATGCCACGCTAGAACAAGCTTTCTCGCAGATCACCACCCAAACGAACTTTAAGTTTGCGTATGAAATGGCCAAGGTGGATGTGAATGAAAGAATCACGACTTCAGCGAATTTCACTTCGTTGGGAAATTTGTTGAGGGATATTTCAAAAAATACCAACCTTAAGTTTAAGCGAATCAACGAAAATATTTTTGTAAGCAAAAAGGGACTTTTAGGCGCACCTGTAGAAGAGAGTGTAGAAATGCTAGCTCCTGCACAGCAAAAGGTAACAGGTACTATTATTTCTGGAGAAGACAACCTGCCTCTCCCGGGGGTTAGTATTTTGATAAAAGGAACGAGCATAGGTTCGGTGACCGATATTGATGGTAAGTATAGTTTAGAAGTACCCAATTCATCTTCTATTTTGGTTTTTAGCTATATCGGTTTTGTTCCTCAAGAGATTACTGTGGGTGAACAGTCTTCTATCGACCTTACACTAGAGCCAGACATGGCACAGTTGGAAGAGGTGGTAGTAGTAGGTTACGGTACAGTAAAGAAAAGTGACCTTACTGGCTCGGTTGCTTCTGTAAAAGCAGAGGAATTGACCGCATACCCTGCACTGGGTACAGTTCAAGCTTTGCAAGGACGTGCGGCAGGTGTGCAAATCACAGCCAACAACGGTGAGCCGGGCGCTTCTTACAAAGTACGGGTACGTGGTGGGACATCCATCAATGCCAGTAGTGATCCTATTTATGTGGTAGATGGTTTTGTAGGAGCTACATTGCCTCCTCCAGAAGATATCGAGTCCATTGAAGTATTGAAAGATGCTTCTGCAACGGCTATTTACGGTTCTAGAGGAGCGAATGGGGTAATCATGGTCACTACCAAAAGAGGAAAAAGCGGCAAGACTAGGGTAGACCTCAATACTTCTTATTCTATCCAAAATGAAATAAATAGGTTGGACTTGTTAAAGCCTGATGATTTTGTTGATTATATCCGTGAGGCAAGTGGCAATCCTAATTTTACTGGATTAGGAGCAAATACGGATTGGCAAGAGGAAATTTTCCAGCAAGGATATATCCAAAACTACCAAATGGGTATTTCTGGCGGATCAGATAATGTAAATTACTATTTATCGGGAACGTTTTATGACCAGAAAGGTATCATCTTAAACTCGGGCTACAAAAGGTATTCTGTAACTAGTAATGTTGATATTAAAGCTTCTGAGAAGTTCAGGGTAGGCTTAAACCTTTTTGCACAGCGTAGCGATAAGAAAGGGGCAAGGACACAGGAATCCTCAGGTGGAGCAAACGGTTCTGGTGTAGTTGCGGCAGCATTCAAAATGGGACCAGATCAGCCTATTAGAGATGCTAATGGTAAATACACACTTGCGAGACTAAATGACGCGCATGATAATGCCGTAGCTGTAGTTACGGAATATGTAAACGAAGATATAGTAGATAGATTCCAAGGGAACGTGTATGGTGAATATGATATCTTGAAAGATTTGAAGTTTAGGATTACACTGGGTGCAAGCTCTAACTCGGGTCGAGTTGGTCAGTATACGCCAACCTCCCTTCAAGGTGGAATAGGTGTAGGCGGTGATGGTAGAATGGACGGTACTAAGAACTCTCTGTTTTTGAACGAAAACTACTTGACGTACACGAAAGATATAGGCGATCATAATATTTCTATTATGGGTGGTTATTCTTACCAATCTTCCAGAGACGAAAGTTGGGGTGCAAGAGGACAAGGTTATCCTTCTGATGGTGCATTATATTGGAACTTAGGCGGCTCGTCTTCTTGGCAACAGCCTACTTCTAGCCTTTCCGATTGGGAATTAGCGTCTTGGTACGGACGTGCAGTCTATAACTTTAAGAGCAAGTATTTACTTACGTTCAATGCACGTTACGACGGTTCTTCAGTGTTTAGTGAAGGAAATAAATGGGCGTTCTTCCCATCAGGTGCTTTTGCTTGGAACATGAAGGACGAAGCCTTTATGGAGGGAATAGATGTGATCAGCGATTGGAAATGGAGGGCAAGTTATGGGCTAACAGGTAATAGAGGTATTTCTCCTTATCGTACACTTGCAGAGTTCTCTACCGCACTGTCGGTCCAAAACGGTGTTCCTGTTAATGCAGTATTCCCTACCAATGTTTCAAATGAAAACTTGACTTGGGAAACAACGACTCAGTTAGACGTCGGTATAGATGTAGGCTTGTTCGAGAACAGGTTGAACCTGATCATAGATTATTATAGCATGGAGACTTCTGACTTGTTGTTCGATGTGCCATTGCCAGAATATTCCGGATATAAAACCCAACTTCAAAATATAGGTAAAGTAGGTAATAAAGGTTTTGAATTTACCCTCAACTCCAAAAACCTAGTGGGGGAGTTTAAATGGGATATGGGTTTCAACTTATCTATGAACAGGCAGGAGGTATTGGAATTGCCAGATGGTAATTCCGACATTGACTATGCATCGGGCCCAGGTCATATGGTAGGTTTGGGTAATACACAAATTCTTCGTGTAGGACAGCCTGTAGGAGCATTTTATGGCTGGATTTATGATGGACCTTACCAACAAGGCGATGATATATTGCCTGGTGGAGGGTTTGAGCAAGAGCTTGGCGGAGAGAAATATAGAGATATTGATGGTACAAAGGACGAAAATGGAGACTTGACAGGTGTTCCTGATGGTCAATTGAATGCGGATGATAGAGCTATCATAGGTGACCCTAACCCAGATTTTATTTGGGGTTTCAATAATGACTTTAGGTACAAAGGGTTCGATTTGAACATATTCTTCCAAGCATCTCAAGGTAACGATATTTTTAGTTATACGCTATTGGAACTTGACCTAATGGCAGGAAGAAACAACGCCACAACGGCTGCACTGAACCGTTGGACTCCTCAAAATACCAATACAAATATTCCAGCGGCTTCGGGGGATAGGACAAGAAGAGCTTCTACACGCTTTATATATGATGGTTCATTTGTTAGGTTGAAAAACCTTGCATTGGGTTACAATTTCCCTCAACCTATACTTGACCAAATCAAGCTACGTAAGTTGAGGCTATATGTAAGTGCTCAAAACATATTCACCATTACCGATTATGAAGGCTACGATCCTGAAGTGAACTACCGCAGTAGTGGTTCGGGTGATGGAAACAAAAATATCGGTTTAGATTATGCCAGTTACCCTAATGCAAAATCCTATACATTCGGGCTCAATATCGGCTTCTAG